The genomic segment CGGTGCAGATTCTTGCTCGGCACCGTGCGTCTGGTTGATCGACGCAGCGAGGAGCACTATCAGCTGTAGCAGCAGGGCCGCCCGCGACGCGACTGCTTCTCGCCCGCTGAACTGTCCGCTTCTGATCGACATccggttggttttgttggagCGATTGATTGGAAATTCGGCGAAGAAGATCTATCTTTGCAAGCTAATACACTGAGGACGGCGTGCCCAATTACTTTGGATTGAACTATCCCACACTGCAACACACACtggccacacacacacccacgcaTGCACGCGAACGGATGTGATATCCTAGAAACGGCccacggtgttttttttttcacgatgGGCTAGGGAGATGCATCGACAGATGGCACCGCCGAGTTTGCCTGCTTGCTTGGATGCACCTACTGCTACCACACTGCACAAacaacacgcgcgcgcgcgatagtCACGACGGCACCCGATGTGAAAGTTCTCTGACGCCGAAAAGGTGCTTCCCGCTATCATTTATACACTTTTCGGTTGACGGGACCGGAGGGATTCGAAGCGAAAGCAGGAGGAGCCGCATCGTAGCAGTGAAACAGGTTTTACTCCTCCAAGCCTGGCGGTTCTACCTGGAACACACGGCGCAGAGggggcagcggtggcggcggcggcagcggcggcggtctCGGCTTAACGGTTCTTATCCATCGCACTGTGTGGCGCTAAGGGTTGGCGGTGGGAGTGAGGAGGGCAGAGAGAGGTAGAAAGTCACGGGATGGCTCCGTCTGGGATCACAACGGcgggcgtggtggtggtgattatTGCTGATCACCCTGTTCCGTCGTGGTGGCGAGCCTTCGTTCCAGATTTCCAAAAACAAGACACCCAACCTGACCCGGCAATCAATCGTCCCCCAAAAATCCGTTATTTAATTGCGTGCTTGCCTCGTGCGCTGGTTGGTGATCTGGGGCATCCATCAGACGAGTACGAGAATGGCGCCCTAGAGACACCTTCGATCGCACGGTCAAAGGGTTTTATTAGAGCCTGtttgggattttattttttgtagaGGGGGAAAGGCTGGTAGCGAGTGCTAACAATGTGCAAAAATGCGACTAAAACTGTATACACGCGCATAATCAACAGAACCAAACGAATGAGGGTTCTAAGATATTGTGCCACCACTCGCACGATCGAGGATTAGCTTTCAAAACAAAGTAACATATGGCATGTGTCGACTCTAACGATGCTTTTGCATGATTTGCTATATTCCTATGCACAATCTAACTAGTAAGCTCTGTCCCGACCCAAACAATGGCCTATATAGAGCGCAGTGGATTACCAGCAAAACCGACAGCATGGAATGGAGATGTTGAGCCGACGGTGGGTTGGCGTTGCGTTCGTCTCAGTCCTTCTGAATGTCCTTTTCGCCCAGGCAGCGtaattcgctgctgctgttgctacggcgcgtgatcatcatcttcagcctTTGGATCGTGGGTGTGCGCTGGATGCGCCGTTAGGATGACTGAggggttttgttgcttttgcggTGGGTTGAGGAACTGGTTTGTCGTCGtcagaagaaaagaataagGTCACCAAAAAAGGCAGAGAGGTCGAGTCCGCCGATCGACCGATTGTGTGCGCGACAAGTATAAGAGtaggcgggggaggggggggggggaagagacGGCTTCGATTTCGATAAGTAGCAATCGATGACAACTAGTACTGTTGTGTGTCTGACATTGCCAATGAATCCAATGAATCTAAAAGACAATATGTGCTCGAATCTCTATCTCGAAATCTCGAACCTAGCCCTTGCCGCAGATACACAACGACGACAGACGTTAATAAATGGTAACCGAGCAGCGGAGCAGCACCCTGTTGAAAATAGGAGGCCACCACAGGTAAGGAGTCCCTCATTTATGCGCACCAGCTCGGACACCGATACTAATGTTGTCTTCCTAAcacccacccctccccacctccctctctctttatctatctatctaaatatctctctctctctctctttttttttctctttatttatCTATCTCTATCTATTTTCAATTGCATAGCGGGGGATAATAGGGGGAACAACAggcgctcagcagcagcagcagcagcaacagcaacagcaacagcaacagcctaGCACGTCGCAAACCAATGGTGCCGGCACACAAGCAGTGAGCGGATCCGTGCCCCGACGCTCATCGTGCGTGGTCTCGGTGAGCCTGATGGAGGAGAACCGAGCGCGACAGCGGGACAGGTTTAAGGTGTTGCGCGAGCAGAAGAACGCACTGATGAACCAGGACGGTGGCAACCCTAACTGGGAGTTCGCCAACATGATCCGCGAGTTCCAGAGCACCGTTGAATTTCGGCCCCTCACGGACGACCAGCCGGTCGACTGTCTACCGATCACGGTGTGCGTGCGAAAGCGCCCGCTCAGCAAAAAGGAGAAGGCGCGCAAGGATATTGACGTCATCTGCGTACCAAATCAGAACACGCTGCTCGTGCACGAACCGAAGGTAAAGGTAGACCTAACAAAGTATCTGGAAAATCAGAAATATGGCTTCGATTACATTTTCGACGAAACGTGCTCAAACGAGACGGTATACATGTAAGTGTCGGCCACCCCGTGTCCTGTCCCAAACTACCAAGCCCTACCAAGTACCTAATAACAGTCAATAATATCAATCGCTCGGATGTTGCCCGGTTCTCTAGGTACTCGGCAAAGCCGCTAGTGCAATCGGTATTCGAGGGAGGAATGGCGACCTGCTTCGCCTATGGTCAGACCGGCTCCGGCAAAACGTATACTATGGCCGGCACCTTCACCGGCAAAACGGGACAACAGAACCGCCAAAATGGCATCTACGCGCTCGCGGCAAAAGACTTCTTCGATCTTCTGCACAGCCCCCAGTACGGTGACCATCACTTTTTGGTGACGGCCAGTTTTTACGAAATCTACAGCGGAAAGGTAAGGCAACCGAATGGAGGCAGAGCAAACGTTGGATTAAACTCGGGGGAATTTCAACCGCTATCACCGCATGTGCTCGTCTGCTCTTGCATCTAGGTGTTCGATCTGCTGGCAGATAAACGGAAGCTCCGGGTGCTCGAGGACGGCAAGCAAAAGGTGCAGCTGGTCGGACTAAAAGAGACGGAGGTTTCCACGGTGGAGGAGGTGCTAGCGGTCATCAATGCGGGCAACAGCGTTCGTACGTCGGGCCAGACTACCGCTAACTCCAACTCGTCGCGTTCGCACGCTATTTTTTCGTTGACGTTATGGGTCCCGAACTCGACCGAAACCTGGGGCAAGTTTTCGTTCATCGACCTGGCTGGCAGCGAGCGGGGAGCGGATACGTCGGCACTGGACCAGCGCACCCGATCGGAGAGCTCGGACATCAACAAGTCGCTGCTGGCACTGAAGGAGTGTATTCGTGCGCTCCATCTGCCGGTCCGCGGTCGTAAGAAGCATCGGCCGTTCCGTGGTAG from the Anopheles aquasalis chromosome X, idAnoAquaMG_Q_19, whole genome shotgun sequence genome contains:
- the LOC126570041 gene encoding kinesin-like protein Klp10A isoform X2, which produces MAQIEQGSIVNIMRSDGRVHSAMVSCVHEDTRSVTVEWYERGETKGKEMDLDMLLELNRDQLMRATESQENNPPAMSENRSQALTESRIPPPPARMMNPVNRNPTQAVIRYQNLMANRQTMVGVVPATSTVTAPSSQAAPLTGAAPARRPTTQALAADTQRRQTLINGNRAAEQHPVENRRPPQRGIIGGTTGAQQQQQQQQQQQQQQPSTSQTNGAGTQAVSGSVPRRSSCVVSVSLMEENRARQRDRFKVLREQKNALMNQDGGNPNWEFANMIREFQSTVEFRPLTDDQPVDCLPITVCVRKRPLSKKEKARKDIDVICVPNQNTLLVHEPKVKVDLTKYLENQKYGFDYIFDETCSNETVYMYSAKPLVQSVFEGGMATCFAYGQTGSGKTYTMAGTFTGKTGQQNRQNGIYALAAKDFFDLLHSPQYGDHHFLVTASFYEIYSGKVFDLLADKRKLRVLEDGKQKVQLVGLKETEVSTVEEVLAVINAGNSVRTSGQTTANSNSSRSHAIFSLTLWVPNSTETWGKFSFIDLAGSERGADTSALDQRTRSESSDINKSLLALKECIRALHLPVRGRKKHRPFRGSTLTMVLRDSFIGEKSRTCMIAMIAPGMSSCEHTLNTLRYANRVKELVVIDPSANPGGPTPNGEQAIDDEQANDDELETDSALVQALNDNEMSVEVFNHHAAITELQQKEEEVVDNHQRVHEFMEKGIQESRELFNLANTVYCDQLAYAKACKRLFTALAENASSMNRILTEFETMLIQEEMTSQAAHTH
- the LOC126570041 gene encoding kinesin-like protein Klp10A isoform X1, with the protein product MAQIEQGSIVNIMRSDGRVHSAMVSCVHEDTRSVTVEWYERGETKGKEMDLDMLLELNRDQLMRATESQENNPPAMSENRSQALTESRIPPPPARMMNPVNRRSSSFDDEEDAKPDEQTNPTQAVIRYQNLMANRQTMVGVVPATSTVTAPSSQAAPLTGAAPARRPTTQALAADTQRRQTLINGNRAAEQHPVENRRPPQRGIIGGTTGAQQQQQQQQQQQQQQPSTSQTNGAGTQAVSGSVPRRSSCVVSVSLMEENRARQRDRFKVLREQKNALMNQDGGNPNWEFANMIREFQSTVEFRPLTDDQPVDCLPITVCVRKRPLSKKEKARKDIDVICVPNQNTLLVHEPKVKVDLTKYLENQKYGFDYIFDETCSNETVYMYSAKPLVQSVFEGGMATCFAYGQTGSGKTYTMAGTFTGKTGQQNRQNGIYALAAKDFFDLLHSPQYGDHHFLVTASFYEIYSGKVFDLLADKRKLRVLEDGKQKVQLVGLKETEVSTVEEVLAVINAGNSVRTSGQTTANSNSSRSHAIFSLTLWVPNSTETWGKFSFIDLAGSERGADTSALDQRTRSESSDINKSLLALKECIRALHLPVRGRKKHRPFRGSTLTMVLRDSFIGEKSRTCMIAMIAPGMSSCEHTLNTLRYANRVKELVVIDPSANPGGPTPNGEQAIDDEQANDDELETDSALVQALNDNEMSVEVFNHHAAITELQQKEEEVVDNHQRVHEFMEKGIQESRELFNLANTVYCDQLAYAKACKRLFTALAENASSMNRILTEFETMLIQEEMTSQAAHTH